The following are from one region of the Candidatus Methanosuratincola sp. genome:
- a CDS encoding proteasome subunit beta, with the protein MLPQELNEKNALYEKLKHGTTTVGVVCVDGVVLATDRRVTSGTYVAHKRGRKLFMLDDMRVATIAGLVADAQMIMDFLKSQISLMKLTNRGPVTTKSIATFASNILFSSRYYPYIVQFIIAGYDEKGPSMYVLDWFGSLTEERFITTGSGSPYAIGVLEANLKKDPRVSEALQVVARAVRSSIERDPGSGEGIDIVTITERGVKELNDTEIAKLLA; encoded by the coding sequence TTGTTACCCCAAGAGCTAAACGAAAAGAATGCGCTGTACGAGAAGCTGAAGCATGGGACCACAACTGTTGGCGTGGTCTGTGTTGACGGCGTAGTCCTGGCTACCGACAGGAGGGTCACCTCGGGCACTTATGTAGCCCACAAGAGGGGAAGGAAGCTCTTCATGCTCGACGATATGCGCGTCGCAACCATTGCAGGACTGGTCGCAGACGCTCAGATGATAATGGACTTCTTGAAGTCTCAGATCTCGCTCATGAAGCTCACGAACCGCGGTCCTGTAACAACCAAGTCAATTGCAACCTTCGCCTCAAACATACTCTTCAGCTCAAGGTACTACCCGTACATCGTCCAGTTCATAATCGCCGGGTACGACGAGAAGGGTCCGTCTATGTATGTCTTGGACTGGTTCGGCTCGCTGACCGAGGAGCGGTTCATAACCACCGGCTCGGGCTCCCCGTACGCGATAGGAGTGCTCGAGGCTAATCTGAAGAAAGACCCGCGCGTCTCTGAGGCCCTCCAGGTAGTCGCGAGGGCAGTCCGTTCCTCGATCGAACGGGATCCGGGCAGTGGCGAAGGCATAGACATAGTCACGATAACTGAGCGTGGTGTAAAGGAGCTTAATGATACTGAGATAGCAAAACTTCTCGCATAA